A single window of Cryptococcus neoformans var. neoformans JEC21 chromosome 3 sequence DNA harbors:
- a CDS encoding CDP-diacylglycerol-serine O-phosphatidyltransferase, putative produces MPPQQRRSAEMAAKKAALHQYNDDHGHFSLVRNFRLADLITIMNGVCGSLSVLSSARYLLLAANLPGPPAPAALRTLYFAHLLPVLGFGFDALDGKVARSMGGGSMLGQEMDSLADLVSFGIAPAVLAFTLGLRTPLDTLALLLFLSCGLARLARFNATVALIPADPTGKSKYFEGLPIPSTLALTATMAWWVTQGWYAHPSAAATATATRQADVPLGVVTLWGDKDGCGQVHVVSALFALWGAMMVSKTLRIPKL; encoded by the exons aTGCCCCCGCAGCAGCGCAGATCGGCCGAGATGGCGGCAAAGAAAGCCGCGCTCCACCAGTACAACGACGACCACGGCCACTTTTCCCTCGTCCG CAACTTCCGCCTCGCCGACCTGATCACGATCATGAACGGCGTGTGCGGCTCCCTCTCCGTCCTCTCCTCCGCCCgctacctcctcctcgccgccAACCTGCCCGgcccccccgcccccgccgcccTCCGCACCCTCTACTTtgcccacctcctccccgtCCTCGGCTTCGGCTTCGACGCCCTCGACGGCAAGGTCGCACGCTCCATGGGCGGCGGCTCCATGCTCGGCCAGGAGATGGACTCCCTCGCCGACCTCGTCTCCTTTGGGATCGCCCCCGCCGTCCTCGCATTCACCCTCGGCCTCCGCACCCCGCTCGacaccctcgccctcctcctcttcctctcctgcGGCCTCGCCCGCCTCGCCCGCTTCAACGCCACCGTCGCCCTCATCCCCGCAGACCCCACCGGCAAGTCAAAGTACTTTGAGGGcctccccatcccctccACCCTCGCCCTCACCGCCACCATGGCCTGGTGGGTCACCCAGGGCTGGTACGCCCATccctccgccgccgccacgGCCACAGCCACTCGGCAGGCGGATGTGCCCCTCGGCGTCGTCACCCTCTGGGGAGACAAGGACGGCTGCGGACAAGTGCATGTCGTCAGCGC
- a CDS encoding protein regulator of cytokinesis 1, putative produces MFAYLDEHTPHLRRLHAQLALPAAALDHDLHRIEAAVKAVITGIVREREAQVDQLNDDIAAATRDLATLARAVGDRRERDREADDSETLPRQLERLNEQAGELKQVYDERLAHIRQQQATLDRLSTLLGPPWQPSKPLEAIASTSRSANALSGPSHASSGMGMGHADGKRTSGSTQTIAQAIALGHAHTAQGQTPHDTERGQWYDVRESVVEEIDQAVTLALAERDARRRTLCQSLFTLTWLHSELALPPIPTSSPHNFPPHLLPPYAEEEQPGMYASYERLLHTIITLNPLPPMDDDNEEWPMVEDLEGLDDTEPEIPLIEWVDETMELWTSEKEEHEARIQELYNMVEPLWTKLGVEQETMDCFVEMNRGSGEATIRAYEAEYERLLELRRASLSSFILSARSTIVALQTSLLMSPRSQSTFFPEMHDDEYTEDLLHLHEKQVERLEEEVESKKNILPKVREWFKLVEDEEELERNERDPNRFSRRGGAMLREEKLRKRVNVLKPKIEMDLLSLLPTWEEENGRPFMVSGRRVVDRIHDAMEEKELVKEAKKRAKQGLLPLHPSASGPAGNARTLVPSRTIRATPSHASSSRSTRQAAATGGGISNLYSKSSTAPSSTSAAGTGTRLGKRPIGALASASGAGAGAGPGPTPTVGNKRAKVGAGVGLGTSRNAGAGVGAGRGVGAGRGVGRSVSSRSGAAGGGGSPTPRHRDVYPHNQQRSVSHPSAIPSHSTYPPSHTNLPGVPPPPTGVKSLALAPPPKRAINPLALGAGGQLHAAEGEVRRAPRRSFKPRSSVVHGTHGLGGVGSNGNASASASASGEGIGIDGLGGWREGLEGDDGGLEGDDDVF; encoded by the exons ATGTTCGCCTACCTCGACGAGCACACGCCCCACCTGCGCCGCCTCCACGCCCAGCTCGCCCTCCCCGCCGCAGCCCTCGACCACGACCTCCACAGGATCGAGGCAGCCGTCAAGGCCGTCATCACAGGCATCGTCCGCGAACGCGAGGCCCAGGTCGACCAGCTCAACGATGACATTGCAGCCGCCACGCGCGATCTCGCCACCCTTGCACGGGCCGTAGGCGATCGGCGCGAGAGGGACAGGGAGGCGGACGACTCGGAGACGCTGCCGCGCCAGCTCGAACGGCTGAACGAGCAGGCAGGGGAGTTGAAACAG GTATACGACGAAAGATTAGCGCATATcaggcagcagcaggcCACGCTTGATAGACTGTCCACCCTCCTCGGCCCGCCGTGGCAGCCCTCGAAACCGCTCGAGGCTATCGCGTCCACTTCTCGCTCCGCGAATGCGCTTTCCGGTCCCTCGCACGCATCAAGTGGAATGGGCATGGGACACGccgatggaaagaggacTTCAGGCTCGACGCAGACGATCGCCCAGGCCATCGCCCTCGGCCACGCTCACACCGCCCAGGGGCAAACACCGCATGATACAGAGAGAGGGCAGTGGTACGACGTGAGGGAGAgtgtggtggaagagattgatCAAGCTGTCACATTGGCCTTGGCAGAACGC GACGCCCGCCGCCGCACGCTGTGCCAATCGCTCTTCACCCTCACATGGCTCCATTCCGAACTCGCTCTCCCCCCGATCCCGACCTCCTCCCCACACAATTTCCCGCCCCACCTCTTACCGCCCTacgcagaagaagaacagccGGGCATGTACGCTTCCTACGAACGTCTTCTCCATACGATCATCACCCTCAACCCGCTCCCGCCCATGGACGATGACAACGAAGAATGGCCGATGGTCGAGGATCTGGAAGGGCTGGACGACACGGAGCCGGAAATACCGCTGATAGAGTGGGTGGACGAGACGATGGAGCTTTGGACAAgtgaaaaggaggaacatGAAGCGAGGATACAAGAGTTGTATAACATGGTGGAACCCTTATGGACGAAATTGGGCGTAGAGCAGGAGACGATGGATTGTTTCGTAGAGATGAATAGGGGCAGTGGTGAAGCCACCATCAGGGCT TACGAAGCAGAATACGAACGTCTTCTCGAACTCCGCCGCGCTTCCCTCTCGTCCTTTATCCTCTCCGCCCGCTCCACCATCGTCGCCCTCCAAACATCCCTCCTCATGTCCCCCCGCTCCCAATCGACTTTTTTCCCCGAGATGCACGATGACGAATATACCGAAGATCTCTTACACCTCCACGAAAAGCAAGTCGAGCGgctagaagaagaagtggagagcaagaagaacatCTTGCCCAAAGTGAGGGAATGGTTCAAATTggtcgaggatgaagaagagttggagCGGAATGAAAGGGATCCGAACCGGTTTTCGCGAAGAGGCGGGGCCATGCtgagggaagagaaatTGAGAAAGCGGGTGAATGTGCTGAAACCCAAGATTGAGATGGATCTTCTTTCGCTGCTGCCCacgtgggaagaagagaacgGGAGACCGTTCATGGTCTCGGGGCGGAGGGTGGTGGATCGGATACATGATgcgatggaggagaaggagttggtCAAGGAAGCGAAAAAG CGCGCTAAACAGGGACtcttgcctcttcatccGTCGGCTTCTGGCCCGGCCGGCAACGCGCGCACACTCGTGCCGTCCAGAACCATCCGCGCCACCCCGTCCCACGCGTCCTCTTCACGATCCACTCGTCAGGCGGCGGCGACGGGAGGCGGGATATCGAATCTGTATTCGAAATCATCAACCGCTCCGAGCTCTACAAGTGCAGCGGGCACGGGTACGAGGTTGGGTAAGAGGCCGATAGGTGCTTTGGCGTCAGCTTCGGGTGCGGGTGCGGGTGCGGGACCGGGGCCGACGCCGACAGTGGGGAATAAACGAGCAAAAGTCGGGGCTGGTGTCGGGTTGGGTACCTCCAGGAACGCGGGGGCAGGGGTGGgagcaggaagaggggtgggagcaggaagaggggtGGGGAGAAGTGTGTCTTCTCGCAGTGGAGCAGCCGGCGGAGGCGGGAGCCCGACACCACGACATCGAGATGTTTATCCCCATAACCAACAGCGTTCAGTCTCACATCCATCCGCCATCCCATCGCATTCGACTTACCCCCCGTCCCATACCAATCTACCGGGTgtaccaccaccgccaacGGGGGTGAAATCGCTAGCGCTAGCACCCCCGCCGAAACGGGCAATCAACCCCCTCGCTCTCGGTGCCGGGGGCCAGCTTCATGCGGCGGAAGGAGAGGTGAGAAGAGCGCCGAGAAGGAGTTTTAAGCCCCGTTCGAGTGTCGTTCATGGTACCCATGGATTAGGTGGCGTGGGCAGTAATGGGAATGCAAGTGCAAGTGCAAGTGCAAGTGGCGAAGGGATAGGGATAGATGGTttgggaggatggagagaaggattggaaggggatgatggtgggttggaaggggatgatgatgtgtTTTGA
- a CDS encoding vacuolar membrane protein, putative: METAQLLLKMPTTSSIWAAYNLNRYFVGVALLLGVVVLWTASNFITAGLETGDDAWNKPFLITYFNTASFTIYLLPTLWRWRKGARHHAMGQGHVRSGDAEHAASPSGGYLPIPSAPHEEHLSHPSHRKDPERTERIDGVTLHHLPPLTVRETAKIAAWWSIVWFIANWAVNASLAWTSVASVTILSSTSGFFTLALGRICRVESLTSTKVIAVIASFLGVLLVTHSDSLSSTPPPSPSAFLSLSSASSHPIFGDALALTSAAFYAVYVILLKVRVVDEERADMQLMLGFAGLFNTIFLIPIFPLLHYTGLERFSLPPTSSAWFICLVNFCITLSSDYLYVLAMLKTTPTLVTVGLSLTIPLAMLGEFFGLGLGSGGEGGMEGMTVWSVAGAGMVCVGFGMLGWQEYLKNKQGNEGVVIEREGEYEYGSDREDE, translated from the exons ATGGAGACAGCCCAGCTTCTCCTCAAGATGCCCACAACATCAAGCATCTGGGCAGCATACAACCTCAACAGGTATTTTGTCGGCGTCGCTCTTCTCCTGGGTGTCGTTGTC TTGTGGACAGCGTCAAACTTTATCACTGCCGGCTTGGAGACAGGCGATGATGCGTGGAACAAACCCTTTTT AATAACGTACTTTAACACGGCATCATTCACTATCTACCTGTTACCTACGCTTTGGAGATGGCGTAAAGGCGCTCGACACCATGCTATGGGACAGGGCCATGTCCGATCGGGTGATGCTGAGCATGCTGCTTCTCCATCGGGCGGATACCTCCCAATCCCTTCCGCCCCTCACGAAGAACATCTCTCACACCCATCACACCGAAAAGACCCGGAACGCACAGAACGAATCGATGGTGTCACactccaccaccttccgCCCCTCACCGTTCGCGAAACAGCAAAGATCGCCGCATGGTGGAGTATCGTCTGGTTCATCGCCAACTGGGCTGTGAATGCGAGCTTGGCGTGGACGAGTGTGGCTAGTGTGACGATTTTGAGCAGTACCAGTG GTTTCTTCACCCTCGCACTAGGAAGAATATGTCGTGTGGAAAGCCTGACATCAACCAAGGTGATCGCTGTCATCGCTAG TTTCCTCGGCGTGCTTCTCGTAACCCACTCCGACTCCCTCTCCTCTactcctcccccttccccttccgcCTTCTtatccctctcttccgcaTCCTCCCACCCGATATTCGGCGATGCTTTAGCGTTAACATCAGCAGCCTTTTACGCGGTGTACGTCATCCTGTTAAAAGTAAGGGTggtagatgaggagagGGCGGATATGCAGTTGATGCTTGG TTTCGCAGGCCTCTTCaacaccatcttcctcatcccaatcttccctctcctccactaCACAGGCCTCGAACGATTCTCCCTCCCGCCTACCTCTTCTGCCTGGTTCATCTGCCTCGTCAACTTTTGCATCACCCTCTCTTCAGACTACCTGTACGTGCTGGCGATGCTCAAGACGACACCGACCTTGGTCACTGTCGGTCTATCGTTGACGATACCTCTGGCGATGCTGGGCGAGTTTTTCGGGCTCGGTTTGGGTTCCGGcggggagggagggatggaagggatgacGGTGTGGAGTGTAGCGGGAGCGGGCATGGTTTGCGTGGGATTTGGGATGCTGGGATGGCAAGAGTATCTGAAGAATAAACAGGGGAACGAGGGGGTGGTGATTGAGCGTGAGGGCGAATACGAATACGGGAGCGATCGTGAGGATGAGTAA
- a CDS encoding expressed protein, with amino-acid sequence MESEKPPATLRRKLSGRLLILFSILAIFIFTAVLYTSADYISVTTPNLFPLFTHHPSQGFSSPDPEISQSKHLGGLPGFQVLQNVWVHNGTIYLFAPDRSKFPSKSRAVSGQTGWEVFTHPSHDLLLSARGAYILEGTSIFINEGAKIDEWHYLSSYYHLVSETLLGSLSSLASVPLPSSGLSHSNSVPIRTQMHIPTTTARGKVVPALPDRVVIPWKGAEGWRDEAGWGEMVLSALWGDRGGERARGEGGGDEKQRIAGVIEPEDWDILSNLGNEHKGWVFMERAIITDRWASHRHNQLSLALNKMAASVFVMPKPVFWWTEVRRRFLGGLGFGLEMGERDVPGGMLSFPPPSSLSLSTTKANKRRIKRTTPKLIYMLDQSSTAERKLSEQSALELEGMLGEMEGKGMIDVVHLWIGKSDYKSHNGRQNKGIEDKQRQIKEVIDADIVLSVHGEMLTHQVWMPEGGVVIELFPNESFLPENQIVADVLLHEYIPVWYDRALSREEWDALPAQYEHGKLYDGTEITVSFPLLLLYFPFSFILPPRRLLSKKKKNVTADG; translated from the exons ATGGAATCAGAGAAGCCGCCGGCAACTTTACGCCGCAAGCTCTCGGGCCGGCTGTTGATTCTCT TTTCCATCTTGGCCATATTCATATTCACAGCTGTATTATACACATCCGCTGATTATATATCT GTCACCACTCCAAACCTTTTTCCGCTATTCACCCACCACCCATCGCAGGGATTTTCATCTCCCGATCCGGAGATCAGCCAATCCAAACATCTAGGCGGATTACCAGGTTTCCAAGTATTACAAAATGTATGGGTTCATAACGGTACCATCT ACTTATTCGCCCCCGACCGTTCCAAATTTCCCTCCAAAAGCCGAGCAGTAAGCGGCCAAACGGGCTGGGAGGTATTCACCCACCCTTCTCACGATTTGCTCCTCTCTGCGAGGGGGGCTTACATTCTTGAAGGGACCTCTA TATTCATCAACGAAGGAGCCAAAATCGATGAATGGCATTATCTCTCTTCCTACTATCATCTTGTATCCGAAACGCTCCTCGgctctctctcatctctcgCCTCTGTCCCTCTGCCCTCGTCTGGCCTCTCCCACTCTAACTCGGTGCCGATACGGACACAGATGCATattccaacaacaacggcGAGAGGCAAAGTCGTCCCCGCCCTCCCGGATAGAGTAGTAATACCATGGAAAGGCGCGGAAGggtggagagatgaagCAGGGTGGGGGGAAATGGTTTTGAGTGCTCTTTGGGGTGACAGAGGGGGTGAGAGAGCCAGAGGCgagggaggtggagatgagaaaCAGAGGATCGCGGGAGTGATTGAACCGGAAGACTGGGACATATTGAGCAATCTTGGAAACGAACATAAGGGATGGGTCTTCATGGAACGAG CAATAATAACGGACCGCTGGGCATCCCACCGGCACAATCAGCTTTCTCTCGCATTGAACAAGATGGCGGCCTCGGTGTTTGTGATGCCAAAACCGGTTTTTTGGTGGACAGAGGTTAGGCGGAGGTTTTTGGGGGGTCTTGGGTTTGGGTTAGAGatgggggagagagatgtaCCAGGTGGAATGctctcatttcctcctccttcctccttgtccttgtctaCCACGAAAGCAAATAAAAGAAGAATCAAAAGGACAACCCCGAAATTAATATACATGCTCGACCAATCGTCCACAGCGGAACGAAAATTGAGCGAACAATCAGCGTTGGAGCTGGAGGGCATGCTGGGGGAaatggaggggaagggCATGATAGACGTCGTTCATCTTTGGATCGGCAAATCCGATTACAAATCGCACAACGGAAGGCAGAATAAAGGGATTGAGGACAAGCAGCGGCAAATAAAAGAGGTGATTGATGCGGAT ATCGTACTATCCGTACATGGCGAGATGTTGACACATCAAGTATGGATGCCGGAAGGCGGAGTCGTCATCGAG TTATTTCCGAATGAGAGCTTTTTACCCGAAAACCAGATTGTGGCGGACGTCTTGTTACACGAGTATATTCCCGTC TGGTATGACAGGGCTCTTTcgagagaagaatgggaCGCTTTGCCTGCGCAATATGAACATGGCAAGCTTTACGATGGAACAGAGATCACTGTCAgtttccctcttctccttctttactttcccttttcttttatTCTGCCTCCCAGGAGACTATTGtcgaagaaaaaaaaaaatgtaACTGCTGATGGATAA
- a CDS encoding expressed protein, whose product MESEKPPATLRRKLSGRLLILFSILAIFIFTAVLYTSADYISVTTPNLFPLFTHHPSQGFSSPDPEISQSKHLGGLPGFQVLQNVWVHNGTIYLFAPDRSKFPSKSRAVSGQTGWEVFTHPSHDLLLSARGAYILEGTSIFINEGAKIDEWHYLSSYYHLVSETLLGSLSSLASVPLPSSGLSHSNSVPIRTQMHIPTTTARGKVVPALPDRVVIPWKGAEGWRDEAGWGEMVLSALWGDRGGERARGEGGGDEKQRIAGVIEPEDWDILSNLGNEHKGWVFMERAIITDRWASHRHNQLSLALNKMAASVFVMPKPVFWWTEVRRRFLGGLGFGLEMGERDVPGGMLSFPPPSSLSLSTTKANKRRIKRTTPKLIYMLDQSSTAERKLSEQSALELEGMLGEMEGKGMIDVVHLWIGKSDYKSHNGRQNKGIEDKQRQIKEVIDADIVLSVHGEMLTHQVWMPEGGVVIELFPNESFLPENQIVADVLLHEYIPVWYDRALSREEWDALPAQYEHGKLYDGTEITVDKVYMRLLLEEVVGRMRSK is encoded by the exons ATGGAATCAGAGAAGCCGCCGGCAACTTTACGCCGCAAGCTCTCGGGCCGGCTGTTGATTCTCT TTTCCATCTTGGCCATATTCATATTCACAGCTGTATTATACACATCCGCTGATTATATATCT GTCACCACTCCAAACCTTTTTCCGCTATTCACCCACCACCCATCGCAGGGATTTTCATCTCCCGATCCGGAGATCAGCCAATCCAAACATCTAGGCGGATTACCAGGTTTCCAAGTATTACAAAATGTATGGGTTCATAACGGTACCATCT ACTTATTCGCCCCCGACCGTTCCAAATTTCCCTCCAAAAGCCGAGCAGTAAGCGGCCAAACGGGCTGGGAGGTATTCACCCACCCTTCTCACGATTTGCTCCTCTCTGCGAGGGGGGCTTACATTCTTGAAGGGACCTCTA TATTCATCAACGAAGGAGCCAAAATCGATGAATGGCATTATCTCTCTTCCTACTATCATCTTGTATCCGAAACGCTCCTCGgctctctctcatctctcgCCTCTGTCCCTCTGCCCTCGTCTGGCCTCTCCCACTCTAACTCGGTGCCGATACGGACACAGATGCATattccaacaacaacggcGAGAGGCAAAGTCGTCCCCGCCCTCCCGGATAGAGTAGTAATACCATGGAAAGGCGCGGAAGggtggagagatgaagCAGGGTGGGGGGAAATGGTTTTGAGTGCTCTTTGGGGTGACAGAGGGGGTGAGAGAGCCAGAGGCgagggaggtggagatgagaaaCAGAGGATCGCGGGAGTGATTGAACCGGAAGACTGGGACATATTGAGCAATCTTGGAAACGAACATAAGGGATGGGTCTTCATGGAACGAG CAATAATAACGGACCGCTGGGCATCCCACCGGCACAATCAGCTTTCTCTCGCATTGAACAAGATGGCGGCCTCGGTGTTTGTGATGCCAAAACCGGTTTTTTGGTGGACAGAGGTTAGGCGGAGGTTTTTGGGGGGTCTTGGGTTTGGGTTAGAGatgggggagagagatgtaCCAGGTGGAATGctctcatttcctcctccttcctccttgtccttgtctaCCACGAAAGCAAATAAAAGAAGAATCAAAAGGACAACCCCGAAATTAATATACATGCTCGACCAATCGTCCACAGCGGAACGAAAATTGAGCGAACAATCAGCGTTGGAGCTGGAGGGCATGCTGGGGGAaatggaggggaagggCATGATAGACGTCGTTCATCTTTGGATCGGCAAATCCGATTACAAATCGCACAACGGAAGGCAGAATAAAGGGATTGAGGACAAGCAGCGGCAAATAAAAGAGGTGATTGATGCGGAT ATCGTACTATCCGTACATGGCGAGATGTTGACACATCAAGTATGGATGCCGGAAGGCGGAGTCGTCATCGAG TTATTTCCGAATGAGAGCTTTTTACCCGAAAACCAGATTGTGGCGGACGTCTTGTTACACGAGTATATTCCCGTC TGGTATGACAGGGCTCTTTcgagagaagaatgggaCGCTTTGCCTGCGCAATATGAACATGGCAAGCTTTACGATGGAACAGAGATCACT GTAGATAAAGTATACATGAGGTTATTACTGGAGGAAGTCGTAGGGCGGATGAGGTCAAAGTGA